From a region of the Vanrija pseudolonga chromosome 2, complete sequence genome:
- the terJ_1 gene encoding Efflux pump terJ — MSSTSLSTQESIKKSTPASEHEYPPSAAVLAEKAPISGAEPHSNHPLSKLSSGRKHFLLFIFCLSNFVDVCNVSGVAVASSHIAFDIKLDVSQVVWIITAYSLSFASFLLFSGRVADLVPAQYVFQVGFFGLGVMSLIQSFVTQNKYAFLVVRAIAGLMGSMTIPSGYHMTGHMFPHPLERRKKISLLGLAGGLGNVLGLVLAGVTMLASYRWFFRLMAIISFIFSIAAVFLIPRLPSSHTAADGPRWKRLDIVGVILMAGGLSTFILGLTQGPIDGWNKASFIAPFVISIVLAISFFLYEAHISPRRAVLPATVWKIRNMKVASIVTLMPFSFWATSQLLYATFWQVRLHWKPLHVAAAIIPQGITMLLIGAVVQAFPSIIYKPRRTIPVAAVFVMAAEVLMYFSDGGTGKNYWKFCFPAFVMGSAGAICMYMASGINLIAFCPLRWAVLLAIAQVGGAIALAIQASLSGPSLYDWKKNARSFWYQFGATALVAIIYVVFYKTPSEPEEEHRLTRERIAELEEKHALKQAGALPSV, encoded by the exons ATGTCGTCCACGTCCCTCTCCACACAGGAGTCGATCAAGAAGTCGACCCCGGCCTCGGAGCACGAGTACCCCCCCTCCGCTGCCGTGCTGGCTGAGAAGGCGCCCATctctggcgccgagccccaCTCGAACCACCCCCTCAGCAAGCTCAGCTCGGGCCGCAAGCACTTCCTCCTGTTCATCTTCTGCCTGTCCAACTTTGTCGACGTGTGCAATGTCTCCGGCGTGGCTGTTGCCTCGTCGCATATCGCCTTCGACATCAAGCTTGACGTGAGCCAGGTGGTCTGG aTCATCACGGCCTACTCCCTCTCGTTTGcttccttcctcctcttctccgGCCGTGTGGCGGACCTCGTCCCCGCGCAGTACGTTTTCCAGGTCGGcttcttcggcctcggcgtcatgtcCCTCATCCAGAGCTTTGTCACCCAAAACAAGtacgccttcctcgtcgtgcgcgcaATCGCAGGTCTCATGGGCTCCATGACCATCCCCTCGGGGTACCACATGACGGGCCACATGTTCCCGCACcccctcgagcgccgcaagAAGatctcgctcctcggcctcgcagGCGGCTTGGGCAAcgttctcggcctcgtcctcgccggcgtcaccATGCTCGCGTCGTACCGCTGGTTCTTCCGCCTCATGGCCATCATCTCGTTCATCTTctccatcgccgccgtcttcctcatcccccgcctcccctcgtcccacaccgccgccgacggccccCGTTGGAAGCGCCTCGacatcgtcggcgtcatcctCATGGCTGGTGGCCTCTCGACCTTCATCCTCGGTCTTACCCAGGGCCCCATTGACGGGTGGAACAAGGCCTCCTTCATTGCGCCGTTTGTCATTTccatcgtcctcgccatctcgtTCTTCTTGTACGAGGCTCACatctcgccccgccgcgcggtcCTTCCTGCCACCGTGTGGAAGATTAGGAACATGAAGGTCGCCTCGATCGTCACCCTCATGCCGTTCTCCTTCTGGGCGACCTCGCAGCTTCTCTACGCCACTTTCTGGCAGGTTAGGCTCCACTGGAAGCCCCtccacgtcgccgccgccatcatccCGCAGGGTATCACCATGCTCctcatcggcgccgtcgtccaagCCTTCCCGTCAATCATCTACAAGCCCCGCAGGACCATCCCCGTCGCTGCAGTGTTTGTCATGGCCGCCGAAGTGCTCATGTACTTCTCGGACGGTGGCACCGGCAAGAACTACTGGAAGTTCTGCTTCCCTGCCTTCGTGATGGGCTCAGCCGGCGCCATCTGCATGTACATGGCCTCGGGCATCAACCTCATCGCCTTCTGCCCCCTGAGATGGGCGGTGTTGCTG GCCATCGCCCAGGTCGGTGGAgccatcgcgctcgccatccaGGCCAGTCTTTCCGGTCCCAGCCTCTACGACTGGAAGAAGAACGCCAGGTCGTTCTGGTACCAGTTTGGCGCCACTGCTCTTGTCGCTATCATCTACGTCGTCTTCTACAAGACGCCTTCAGAGCCTGAGGAGGAGCACCGCCTCACCCGCGAGCGCAttgccgagcttgaggagaAGCACGCTCTCAAGCAGGCTGGAGCTCTCCCCTCGGTGTAA
- the sidG gene encoding FsC-acetyl coenzyme A-N(2)-transacetylase: MTMTTHPGLNLTTARLEMRPLTHGDLGAMTKLHTDPGVMAYLGAETPEAVASALDTLVSQYAELELTPGHGGGRGLGTLVLVERHTRAWVGWVSLYGPAESAARSAPGLALALCLTQRSWGQGYATEAGRRVLEYYYSTLAGTRPVAASAPAHHGAAIRVLDKCDLRKVRGTAHGLVYAITRAEWVAADKRRPRGSRGRMGSYMA, translated from the coding sequence ATGACGATGACCACCCACCCGGGGCTGAACCTCACGACCGCGCGGCTCGAGATGCGGCCCCTCACccacggcgacctcggcgccatgaCCAAGCTGCACACCGACCCGGGGGTGATGGCttacctcggcgccgagacccCGGAAGCCGTGGCGTCCGCGTTGGACACCTTGGTCTCGCAatacgccgagctcgagctgacCCCCGGGCATGGCGGGGGAAGGgggctcggcacgctcgtgCTTGTCGAGCGgcacacgcgcgcgtgggTCGGCTGGGTGAGCCTGTACGGCccggccgagtcggcggccCGCAGCGCCcccggcctcgcgctggcgctgtgCTTGACCCAGCGCTCTTGGGGGCAGGGGTACGCGACGGAAGCTGGGCGCCGAGTGCTCGAGTACTACTACTCCACTTTGGCCGGCACGCGgcccgtcgcggcgtcggcgcccgcacaccacggcgcggcgatccgcgtgctcgacaagTGTGACCTCCGCAAGGTGCGCGGCACCGCCCACGGCCTCGTGTACGCCATCACGCGCGCCGAGTGGGTCGCGGCCGACAAGCGCCGGCCTAGGGGAAGTCGCGGGCGCATGGGGTCGTACATGGCTTAG
- the budC_0 gene encoding Diacetyl reductase [(S)-acetoin forming] produces MPASQARKVAIITGAAQGIGRAIALRLAKDGFDVALADLKTSRGKLDAVAAEVQALGAATVQIDCDVRSESDVYALVEGAVAALGDLDVMIANAGIAPAKMFLDNTTEFMDTLYQINVRGVMYCYQAAAKQMIKQGHGGKLIGITTTEGQSAYCASKFAVRALNQGAAIELGKYGITANVYCPGPVLTDMWAKIDQDMAKEHGSKEGELSAAMAARSPLGRNAEPEDIAALVSFLAGPDSGYITAQAIQSSPLGMSADDPATAATAEPTHLRITRALSLEARQGLNNLIPESCASQCTTLTTAYAGCHNSDAAVCSSMCGDKFAEVQSCVDCAVAAGAFDASRGASIVSSLQGACGGSSGGSSGGSSASASAGGASASASAGGASAAPSAGASSAARPSASASGAPAGSAAPSASASGAASSSAARPSGSAAVSGSGSAAAASSSAARPSGSAFASASASAPASAGFVSAPVSAFAVLAATLLAAAAF; encoded by the exons atgccAGCCTCCCAAGCCCGCAAAGTAGCCATCatcaccggcgccgcgcagggCATAGGACGCGCCATCGCGCTCCGGCTCGCAAAGGACGGGTtcgacgtcgcgcttgcCGACCTCAAGACCAGTcgcggcaagctcgacgccgtcgcggccgaggtgcaGGCTCTTGGCGCTGCCACGGTACAGATTGACTGCGATGTCAGGTCCGAGAGCGACGTTTACGCTCTTGTTGAGGGCGCTGTTGCGGCCTTGGGCGACTTGGACG TCATGATCGCCAACGCTGGCATCGCGCCCGCCAAGATGTTCCTCGACAACACGACCGAGTTCATGGACACGCTGTACCAGATCAACGTGCGCGGCGTGATGTACTGCTACCAGGCTGCCGCGAAGCAGATGATTAAGCAGGGGCACGGGGGGAAGCTGATCG GCATCACCACGACTGAAGGCCAGTCGGCGTACTGCGCGTCCAAGTttgccgtgcgcgcgctcaaccagggcgcggcgatcgagctcggcaagtaTGGGATCACGGCGAATGTGTACTGTCCTGGCCCGGTCTTGACGGACATGTGGGCGAAGATTGACCAGGATATGGCCAAGGAGCACGGGTCGAAGGAGGGGGAGCTGAGTGCTGCG ATGGCtgcccgctcgccgctcggaCGTAatgccgagcccgaggacatcgccgcgctcgtgtccTTCCTCGCTGGCCCGGACTCGGGATACATCACCGCGCAGGCGATCCAGTCGAGC CCTCTGGGCATGTCGGCTGATGACCCAGccaccgcggccaccgccgagccCACGCACCTCCGCATCACCCGCGCCCTGTCCCTCGAGGCCCGCCAGGGCCTGAACAACCTCATCCCCGAGTCCTGCGCGAGCCAGTGCACGACCCTCACGACGGCGTACGCCGGCTGCCATAacagcgacgcggcggtgtgcTCGTCCATGTGCGGGGACAAGTTTGCCGAGGTGCAGTCCTGTGTCGACtgcgctgtcgccgccggcgcgttcgacgcgagccgcggcgcgagcatCGTCAGCTCGCTGCAGGGCGCTTGTGGTGGCTCTTCGGGCGGCAGCAGTGGTggatcgtcggcgtcggcttcggcagGCGGTGCCTCtgcgtcggcttcggctggcggcgcctcGGCTGCCCCCTCTGCTGGCGCATCGTCCGCTGCTCGCCcctccgcgtccgcgtcgggaGCTCCTGCAggctccgccgcgccgtccgcttccgcctcgggcgccgcgtcgtcgtcggcggctcgCCCCTCCGGCTCTGCTGCGGTGTCTGGCTCAggcagcgccgcggccgcgtcgtcgtccgctgCGCGTCCCTCGGGCTCCGCGTTcgcgtcggcttcggcctcCGCCCCGGCCTCTGCCGGCTTCGTCTCGGCCCCGGTCTCCGCGTTCGCCGTGCTGGCCgccaccctcctcgctgccgccgcgttTTAA
- the FDH1_0 gene encoding Formate dehydrogenase: MVKVLAVLYSGGKAAQEESRLFGTIENRLGFGDWLESEGHEFIVTDDKEGPNSVFQQHIVDADILVTTPFHPAYVTKEIIAKAKNLKLAVTAGVGSDHVDLNAANERKITVAEVSGSNVVSVAEHVVMTMLVLVRNFVPAHEQIIAHDWNVAQIARNAFDIEGKTIGTIGAGRIGYRVLQRLEAFNPKELLWFDYTDLPADAAAAIKARRVATLDELLSTCDVITVNCPLHEGTKGLIDEKAIAKMKKGAWLVNTARGAIVKREAVVAALESGHLAGYGGDVWDVQPAPKDHPWRDMRNPLGGGNAMVAHYSGTTLDAQIRYANGAKDIIKRYLAGQAQDPANVIVENGGYATRAYGQRK; encoded by the exons ATGGTCAAGGTCCTCGCTGTTCTCTACTCTGGCGGCAAGGCCGCACAGGAGGAGTCGCGCCTCTTCGGCACCATTGAGAACCGTCTCGGCTTTGGCGACTGGCTCGAGTCGGAGGGTCATGA GTTCATCGTCACggacgacaaggagggcCCGAACAGCGTGTTCCAGCAGcacattgtcgacgccgacatccTCGTCACGACCCCCTTCCACCCCGCGTACGTCACCAAGGAGATCAttgccaaggccaagaacCTCAAGCTTGCCGTGACTGCTGGTGTCGGCTCTGA ccacGTCGACCTCAACGCCGCCAACGAGCGCAAGatcaccgtcgccgaggtctcGGGCTCCAACGTCGTCtcggtcgccgagcacgtcgtcatGACCATGCTTGTCCTCGTGCGCAACTTTGTGCCCGCGCACGAGCAGATCATCGCGCACGACTGGAACGTGGCCCAGATCGCGCGCAACGCCTTCGACATTGAGGGCAAGACGATTGGCACGATCGGCGCCGGCCGTATCGGCTACCGTGTGCtgcagcgtctcgaggcgTTCAACCCCAAGGAGCTGCTCTGGTTCGACTACACCGACCTGCCGgcggacgccgcggcggccatcaaggcgcgccgcgtcgcgacgctcgacgagctgctgtcCACGTGTGACGTCATCACTGTCAACTGCCCCCTGCACGAGGGCACGAAGGGGCTGATTGACGAGAAGGCCATTGCCAAGATGAAGAAGGGCGCGTGGCTCGTCAAcactgcgcgcggcgccatcgtcaagcgcgaggcggtggttGCGGCCCTCGAGagcggccacctcgccggcTACGGCGGCGACGTGTGGGACGTCCAGCCCGCCCCCAAGGACCACCCGTGGCGCGACATGCGCAacccgctcggcggcggcaacgccaTGGTCGCGCACTACTCTGGCacgacgctcgacgcgcagaTCCGCTACGCCAACGGCGCGAAGGACATCATCAAGCGCTACCTTGCCGGCCAGGCTCAGGACCCCGCCAACGTCATTGTCGAGAACGGCGGCTACGCCACGCGTGCCTACGGCCAGCGCAAGTAG
- the PA2418_0 gene encoding Putative quercetin 2,3-dioxygenase encodes MSSIKKTLGKVVDLGAPWRGIGPFIFAVFHRDDYPAGNKGLGPITGTAGHHIGSDFGHASGWNMYHGKTVPGFPAHPHKGFETISIVDKGLIDHHDSAGAGARYGPGDVQWVTAGNGISHSEMFPLVHEDKPNPMEMYQIWINLPAAKKGSPPDFVMMWSDSIPVVTKESTQGTAKVRVIAGEFDGVKSPAPPKNSYASDPNGDVAIYLVDLDARASVKLPVANNPKTKRLLYVHDRDRSDQAKVNVSGTWVDNKAGFEQSAESITTERLTLTAGNAPVKVLVLQGVDIDEPVAKHGPFVMNTQKEIQEAFDLYRKTEFGGWPWGSSAPVYPADKPRFAKFPDGHYEYPEGEPAAAKA; translated from the coding sequence ATGTCCTCTATCAAGAAGAccctcggcaaggtcgtcgacctcggcgccccaTGGCGCGGCATCGGCCCCTTCATCTTTGCCGTCTTCCACCGCGACGACTACCCGGCCGGCAACAAGGGCCTGGGCCCCATCACGGGCACGGCAGGCCACCACATCGGCTCTGACTTCGGGCACGCGTCCGGCTGGAACATGTACCACGGCAAGACGGTCCCCGGCTTCCCCGCGCACCCGCACAAGGGCTTTGAGACGATCTCGATCGTCGACAAGGGCCTCatcgaccaccacgactcggcgggcgccggcgcacgcTATGGCCCAGGCGACGTCCAGTGGGTGACCGCCGGCAACGGCATTAGCCACTCGGAGATGTTCCCCCTCGTCCACGAGGACAAGCCCAACCCCATGGAAATGTACCAGATCTGGATCaacctccccgccgccaagaagggcTCGCCGCCCGACTTTGTCATGATGTGGTCCGACTCGATCCCCGTCGTCACCAAGGAGTCTACACAGGGCACCGCCAAGGTCCGCGTGATCGCCGGCGAGTTTGACGGCGTCAAGTCGCCCGCTCCGCCCAAGAACTCGTACGCCTCCGACCCGAacggcgacgtcgccatATACCTCGTTGATCTCGATGCCCGCGCCAGCGTCAAGCTGCCAGTCGCGAACAACCCCAAGACCAAGCGCCTCCTCTACGTccacgaccgcgaccgcaGCGACCAGGCCAAGGTCAACGTCTCGGGCACGTGGGTTGACAACAAGGCCGGCTTCGAGCAGAGCGCCGAGAGCATCACCACCGAGCGCCTGACGCTTACCGCCGGCAACGCCCCCGTCAAGGTCCTCGTTCTCCAgggcgtcgacatcgacgagcccgtcgccAAGCACGGCCCCTTCGTCATGAACACCCAGAAGGAGATCCAGGAGGCCTTTGACCTCTACCGCAAGACCGAGTTTGGCGGCTGGCCTTGGGGCTCGTCCGCACCAGTCTACCCCGCCGACAAGCCGCGCTTCGCCAAGTTCCCCGACGGCCACTACGAGTaccccgagggcgagcccgctgccgccaaggcgTAA